The genomic interval CCTCAAGGTTACCGAACTTGCGCGCCAAAGCCTCCACGGCCGCCAAGTTCATCGAGGCGTCTTCGCGGATCGCCGTGTGTGGGCAGCCGCCGGTTTCCACGCCGACAATGCGCTCAGGCTCCAGTGCACCGGCCTCGGTGAGGATGCGTTGGTCCTCTTTGGTGTAGATGTCGTTGGTCACCACGGCGATCTGATAATGATCGCGCATGGCCTTGCACAAGGCTTCGAGCAGCGCGGTCTTGCCAGAACCGACCGGGCCGCCGACACCGACGCGCAGGGGTTGTTGATAGCTTTGCATGAAGGCAGTCCTCAGGAGCGGAACAAACGGGTGTATTGGGTTTCATGTCGCGATGAAGCAATCGCCAGCAATGGCAGGCCGCCACCGAGCTGGTCATCGCCCAGGGCCAGCGCCTGGTCGAGTACGGCGGGTAAGTCCTGGCCCAGGTCGCGCAGCAAGGTTTGCGCCGCCTGCTGGCCGAACGGCACCAGCTTGACCCCGGCCATCACTGCGCCTTCGAGCCAGGCGAAGCCAATGCCCAGCGCCAACTGACGCAGCGGGATCGACCAGTAGGCGCCGAGCCAGGCCATACCGCCCAGTTGGCTGAGTTCAAGGCTGGCCCGCCAGGCGGGGTCCTGCCCCAATTGCCAGCCATCGAGCAGGCGTGCCAGCGCCGAGCCACGCTGTTGTTCTTCCAGGCGCAACTCCGCGGTTTCCCGGTTGGCCAGCAGAAAGCGGCTCCATTGGCTGAATGCTTGGGCATCCGTGGCCAGGCAGGCCTGATACAGGCGTGCCAGCACGGGCCAGTCGACGCAGCCCAGGGTGTCGTGCAACTGCTCGCGCTGCCAGGCGCTGAAGCTGGCGATATCCTGCACCCAACCCGCTTCGACGGCCCATTCCAGGCCTTGCGAGTAGGTGAACCCACCCACTGGCAAACCCGGGCTGGCCAGTTGCAGCAAGCGCAACAGCGCCAGGTCGCTGTCCATCAACCGGCCAGTACCAGTGCGGCGCCGGCCAGCAGGCCACCACCGAAGACTTTTTGCAGGCCGCTGTGGCGGCGCAGCAAGCAACCCACCGCGAACCCGGCCACCAGCAGCAGGCCGCTGACGGTCACGAAGCCAGCACTGAACTGCCAGAACGCGCTGGGCGTGGCTTCAACGCCATGCGCCCAGCCGTGAAACAGGGCGAACACCGGCATGGCCAGCGCCAGCAACAGCTGGCGGCTAGGCAGCAACAGGGCCCCGGCGGCGACCAGCAACGACACGCTGATCATCGTTTCCATGCCCAACACATCCCCAAACAGATGGCCGCACACCGCGCCACCAA from Pseudomonas kermanshahensis carries:
- a CDS encoding urease accessory protein UreF, which translates into the protein MDSDLALLRLLQLASPGLPVGGFTYSQGLEWAVEAGWVQDIASFSAWQREQLHDTLGCVDWPVLARLYQACLATDAQAFSQWSRFLLANRETAELRLEEQQRGSALARLLDGWQLGQDPAWRASLELSQLGGMAWLGAYWSIPLRQLALGIGFAWLEGAVMAGVKLVPFGQQAAQTLLRDLGQDLPAVLDQALALGDDQLGGGLPLLAIASSRHETQYTRLFRS
- a CDS encoding HupE/UreJ family protein — translated: MKKTFALFLLMLAVPAFAHPGHDSNPLQDGLLHPLTGLDHLLMLLGTGVLAALTRRNLTLPLATLAAMFGGAVCGHLFGDVLGMETMISVSLLVAAGALLLPSRQLLLALAMPVFALFHGWAHGVEATPSAFWQFSAGFVTVSGLLLVAGFAVGCLLRRHSGLQKVFGGGLLAGAALVLAG